In Dryobates pubescens isolate bDryPub1 chromosome 15, bDryPub1.pri, whole genome shotgun sequence, the following proteins share a genomic window:
- the TOMM22 gene encoding mitochondrial import receptor subunit TOM22 homolog, translating into MAAAASLSPEELLPKGSSGKAEELEDELEEEDDDEELDETLAERLWGLTEMFPESVRSAAGATFDLSLMVAQKMYRFSRAALWIGTTSFMILVLPVVFETEKLQMEQQQQLQQRQILLGPNTGLSGGMPGALPPLSGKI; encoded by the exons ATGGCTGCCGCTGCGTCCCTGTCCCCGGAGGAACTGCTGCCCAAGGGCAGCTCGGGCAAGGCCGAGGAGCTGGAGGACGAGCTGGAAGAAGAGGACGACGACGAGGAG CTGGACGAGACGCTGGCGGAGCGGCTGTGGGGGCTGACAGAGATGTTCCCCGAGAGCGTCCGCTCGGCAGCTGGAGCCACCTTCGACCTGTCGCTGATGGTAGCGCAGAAGATGTACAG ATtctccagggcagctctgtggaTTGGGACCACCTCCTTCATGATTCTGGTTCTTCCGGTAGTCTTTGAAACCGAAAAACTGCAGAtggagcaacagcagcagctgcagcagcgaCAG ATCCTCCTCGGACCCAATACAGGGCTCTCAGGGGGGATGCCTGGGGCCCTGCCTCCGCTGTCCGGAAAAATCTAA
- the CBY1 gene encoding protein chibby homolog 1, whose protein sequence is MPLFGNTFSPKKTPPRKCASLSSLYFTDRSNREIELGLEYGTPTVNLPGHSLKFENGQWVAESGTFTGDHREMQHLRKRNQQLQEENNLLRLKVDILLDMLSETTAESHLMEKELEELKNHNRRRK, encoded by the exons ATGCCCCTCTTCGGGAACACCTTCAGCCCCAAGAAAACTCCCCCCAGGAAATGcgcctctctctccagcctgtactTT ACGGATAGATCGAACCGTGAGATTGAGCTGGGCCTGGAGTATGGCACCCCCACCGTGAAcctccctggccacagcctcaagTTTGAAAATGGCCAGTGGGTGGCAG AATCAGGAACCTTCACCGGGGATCACAGGGAAATGCAGCACTTACGCAAACGAAACCAGCAGCTACAGGAAGAAAACAACCTCCTTCGTTTGAAGGTGGATATTCTGCTGGACATG CTCTCCGAGACCACAGCTGAGTCCCACCtgatggagaaggagctggaggaatTGAAGAACCACAACCGTAGAAGGAAATGA
- the JOSD1 gene encoding josephin-1, producing MGYGRREEKYVADLYVVFKTSCQRQLLNKLKHKSGVCELEATLACKNKGAVGFCCDCGGRNFSLLHFSPPTLHPPYAKMSCVPWKGDKTKSESPEPPQQPPLHIYHEKQRRELCALHALNNVFQDSNAFTRETLQEIFQRLSPNTMVTPHKKSMLGNGNYDVNVIMAALQTKGYEAVWWDKRRDVNVIALSNVMGFIMNLPSSLCWGPLKLPLKRQHWICVREVGGTYYNLDSKLKMPEWIGGESELRKFLKHQLRGKNCELLLVVPEEVEAHQSWRADV from the exons ATGGGGtatgggaggagggaggaaaaatatGTTGCAGATCTTTATGTGGTTTTTAAAACCAGCTGTCAGAGGCAATTACTGAATAAACTAAAGCACAAGAGTGGGGTTTGTGAGCTGGAAGCAACGCTAGCCTGCAAAAATAAAGGGGCAGTGGGCTTCTGTTGTGACTGTGGAGGAAGAAACTTCAGCCTTCTGCATTTCTCACCACCTACTCTCCATCCACCCTACGCAAAAATGAGTTGTGTGCCATGGAAAGGTGACAAGACCAAATCGGAATCACCAGAGCCACCCCAGCAGCCGCCACTGCATATTTACCACGAGAAGCAGCGTAGGGAGCTGTGTGCCCTCCATGCCCTCAACAATGTCTTCCAGGACAGCAACGCCTTCACCAGGGAAACCCTGCAAGAGATTTTTCAGAG GCTGTCTCCCAACACCATGGTGACACCCCACAAGAAGAGCATGCTGGGAAATGGAAACTATGATGTGAACGTGATcatggcagcactgcagaccaAAGGCTATGAGGCGGTTTGGTGGGACAAGCGCAG GGATGTTAATGTCATTGCCCTGTCTAATGTGATGGGCTTCATCATGAATCTGCCCTCCAGCCTTTGCTGGGGCCCTTTGAAGCTTCCCCTCAAGCGACAGCACTGGATCTGTGTCCGGGAGGTGGGAGGCACCTACTACAACCTTGACTCCAAACTCAAGATGCCTGAGTGGATTGGAGGTGAAAGTGAGCTCAG GAAATTTTTGAAACACCAGCTGAGAGGAAAGAACTGTGAACTCCTGCTGGTGGTGCCAGAGGAGGTGGAAGCACAtcagagctggagagctgaCGTGTGA